A genomic window from Streptomyces sp. NBC_01429 includes:
- a CDS encoding MFS transporter: MTIQSVAALRELPPRTRAVMGANLISAVGTGLVQPFLVLYLTRVRGFSVGTATAVISVIAAASLVGGPLAGRLADGFGVRGTAAAAMTSAAVGTAGFALVTDVRGAVPAGLAYGLAHGAMVSVWSIVIAERTEGETRSAAFGLQFVALNAGVGLGGVLGGIFASSAHPGRFQLLYVCDALSFLVAGAVLVLAIGRRRDPVAASTSTSTGPGSATGPGSATGPASATGPASTTGPRGYGAVLRDRALLKVLAFTVALMVFGYGQLESSIPGLVAVRGMDARIMAWAFVANTCCVVLIQFAAITRISRARPTVLLAATAASWAGCWLVLLLATVTGRTPVEAALVIGALAVFAVGEALLAVALPTLVNQLAHDAVRGRYNGAYSAAMSTGLVLGPLLGGLLLAGGRAWPLAVVMGLGALTCIPGALLLGRRLPEARRGGRGAPDANGAGNEEASKEPREAQGRPRRLESGGVR, from the coding sequence GTGACGATCCAGTCCGTGGCCGCCCTGCGCGAGCTGCCACCGCGCACCCGGGCGGTGATGGGCGCCAACCTGATCAGCGCGGTGGGCACCGGGCTGGTGCAGCCGTTCCTCGTCCTGTACCTGACCCGGGTACGCGGGTTCTCCGTGGGGACCGCCACCGCCGTCATCTCGGTGATCGCGGCGGCGTCCCTGGTCGGCGGCCCGCTGGCGGGGCGGCTCGCCGACGGTTTCGGGGTACGCGGTACGGCCGCCGCGGCCATGACGAGCGCCGCCGTGGGCACCGCCGGATTCGCCCTGGTCACCGACGTACGGGGCGCTGTGCCCGCGGGGCTGGCCTATGGACTGGCCCACGGCGCGATGGTCTCGGTATGGAGCATCGTCATCGCGGAACGGACCGAGGGCGAGACCCGCTCCGCGGCCTTCGGACTGCAATTCGTCGCGCTGAACGCCGGGGTCGGGCTCGGCGGGGTGCTGGGCGGCATCTTCGCCTCGTCCGCCCACCCAGGCCGCTTCCAGTTGCTGTACGTCTGCGACGCGCTGTCCTTCCTGGTGGCCGGGGCGGTACTCGTCCTCGCGATCGGCCGGCGGCGGGACCCGGTCGCGGCGAGCACAAGCACGAGCACCGGTCCCGGATCCGCCACCGGTCCCGGATCCGCCACCGGCCCGGCTTCCGCCACCGGCCCGGCTTCCACCACCGGCCCGCGCGGCTACGGGGCCGTCCTGCGGGACCGGGCCCTGCTCAAGGTCCTCGCCTTCACCGTCGCGCTCATGGTGTTCGGGTACGGGCAGCTGGAGTCCAGCATCCCCGGGCTGGTCGCGGTGCGGGGCATGGACGCCCGGATCATGGCGTGGGCGTTCGTGGCCAACACCTGCTGCGTCGTGCTGATCCAGTTCGCGGCGATCACGCGGATCTCCCGGGCCAGGCCCACCGTGCTCCTCGCCGCCACGGCGGCCAGTTGGGCCGGCTGCTGGCTGGTGCTCCTGCTGGCGACGGTGACCGGCCGTACGCCGGTCGAGGCCGCCCTGGTGATCGGCGCGCTGGCGGTCTTCGCCGTCGGCGAGGCGCTGCTCGCCGTCGCGCTGCCCACGCTGGTCAACCAGCTGGCGCACGACGCGGTACGCGGCCGGTACAACGGCGCCTACTCCGCGGCCATGTCGACCGGCCTGGTCCTGGGCCCGCTGCTGGGCGGCCTGCTGCTCGCCGGCGGCCGCGCCTGGCCGCTGGCGGTGGTGATGGGCCTGGGCGCTCTGACCTGTATCCCCGGCGCGCTGCTGCTGGGCCGTCGGCTGCCCGAGGCGCGAAGAGGCGGGCGCGGGGCGCCGGACGCGAACGGCGCCGGGAACGAAGAAGCATCGAAAGAGCCGCGAGAGGCACAGGGCCGGCCGAGGCGGCTGGAGTCCGGAGGGGTGCGATGA
- a CDS encoding phosphopantetheine-binding protein, with amino-acid sequence MSSVDERVASIWREILDPGPDPGANPGAGAGAGAGAGAVLGAEDDFFALGGTSMQAMALVQRLREEFGVSVGLGTLLDNATLGAVSAAVTAAGGGTAAGPGGAGRP; translated from the coding sequence ATGTCGTCGGTCGACGAGCGAGTCGCCTCAATCTGGCGGGAGATCCTGGATCCCGGCCCCGACCCCGGTGCGAATCCGGGTGCGGGCGCGGGGGCCGGTGCGGGGGCCGGTGCCGTCCTCGGCGCCGAGGACGACTTCTTCGCGCTGGGCGGTACGTCCATGCAGGCCATGGCCCTGGTGCAGCGGCTGCGCGAGGAGTTCGGGGTCTCGGTGGGGCTCGGCACCCTGCTGGACAACGCGACGCTCGGTGCCGTGAGCGCCGCGGTCACGGCGGCCGGAGGCGGCACGGCGGCCGGGCCCGGGGGAGCCGGCCGGCCGTGA
- a CDS encoding acyl carrier protein: MSTAYLNGCAAALGARRLKVAELPEYARQPPRAGASFDEYRLAEGDVLDLLRPAVEDALEAAGADPAEVDTVLFATESLPRGEASQAAVAKLLDDLGMRGAYPLTLGFADCSTAVAAVNMAAAMVSSGASRAVVVASADLASTAEPGSRVLFGGSAIASDGAAAAVVSAQRRGWEIVGGARRVSYDLFGPGPAGKRLQAQLGLYQGLFEDLWSATGRTPGEVAAVLPSNLAADTLRVFLGEAGFAPSQLYQDNVPRVAHCLGSDPLINLIDRTESATARAAYPVVVLLGSSAVHLAAVLLRAVEG; encoded by the coding sequence ATGAGCACCGCCTACCTGAACGGCTGCGCCGCCGCCCTCGGAGCCCGGCGGCTCAAGGTGGCCGAACTGCCGGAGTACGCGCGGCAACCGCCGCGCGCCGGGGCCTCTTTCGACGAGTACCGGCTCGCCGAGGGGGATGTCCTGGACCTGCTGCGCCCGGCCGTGGAAGACGCGCTGGAGGCCGCGGGCGCCGACCCGGCGGAGGTCGACACCGTCCTGTTCGCCACCGAGTCACTGCCCAGGGGCGAGGCGTCCCAGGCCGCCGTCGCGAAGCTGCTCGACGACCTGGGAATGCGCGGCGCCTACCCGCTGACGCTCGGCTTCGCCGATTGCTCCACCGCCGTCGCTGCCGTCAACATGGCCGCCGCGATGGTGAGTTCGGGAGCATCCCGGGCCGTGGTGGTGGCCTCGGCCGACCTGGCGAGCACGGCGGAGCCGGGCAGCCGGGTCCTCTTCGGCGGCTCGGCGATCGCGAGCGACGGAGCGGCCGCGGCCGTCGTGTCCGCGCAGCGGCGCGGGTGGGAGATCGTCGGCGGCGCCCGCCGGGTCTCCTACGACCTCTTCGGCCCCGGCCCCGCCGGGAAGCGGCTCCAGGCCCAGCTGGGCCTGTACCAGGGCCTGTTCGAGGATCTGTGGTCGGCGACCGGGCGGACGCCGGGTGAGGTCGCCGCGGTGCTGCCCAGCAATCTCGCGGCCGACACGCTGCGGGTCTTCCTGGGCGAGGCGGGCTTCGCGCCGTCCCAGCTGTACCAGGACAACGTGCCGCGCGTCGCGCACTGCCTGGGCAGCGATCCGCTGATCAACCTCATCGACCGTACGGAGTCCGCGACCGCGCGGGCGGCGTACCCCGTCGTCGTCCTGCTGGGATCAAGTGCGGTACACCTCGCCGCAGTTCTGCTACGTGCCGTGGAGGGCTGA
- a CDS encoding flavin reductase family protein, with product MNAGTAAGATTGPVTTAALRAVARCLPTGVTVVTGGRGEEVHGMTVNSFGTLSLAPPLVSFSVGAGARIRALIERYGGFVVNVLAAEQDALARKFADPDRPVGPAGFAGMETGRPSPHGGLRLPGSLAHFTCDSARFIAVGDHVIVVGSVRECATLRQAPPLVFEGGTFRTTGEPGRTEGVG from the coding sequence CTGAACGCCGGGACCGCGGCCGGGGCCACCACGGGGCCGGTCACCACCGCCGCACTCCGCGCCGTCGCCCGCTGTCTGCCCACCGGGGTCACCGTCGTCACCGGCGGCCGGGGCGAGGAGGTGCACGGCATGACCGTGAACTCCTTCGGCACACTGTCGCTCGCGCCGCCCCTGGTGTCCTTCTCCGTGGGCGCGGGGGCCCGGATCAGAGCGCTGATCGAACGGTACGGCGGCTTCGTCGTCAATGTGCTGGCCGCCGAACAGGACGCGCTGGCCCGGAAGTTCGCCGACCCCGACCGCCCGGTGGGCCCCGCCGGGTTCGCCGGGATGGAGACCGGCCGGCCGTCCCCGCACGGCGGCCTGCGACTGCCCGGATCGCTGGCCCACTTCACCTGCGACTCCGCCCGGTTCATCGCGGTGGGCGACCATGTGATCGTGGTCGGCTCGGTGCGCGAGTGCGCGACGCTGCGCCAGGCGCCGCCCCTGGTCTTCGAGGGCGGCACATTCCGTACGACCGGGGAGCCGGGCCGGACGGAGGGCGTGGGATGA
- a CDS encoding acyl carrier protein has product MITARLCAPAYELGEYRDSVAELPELLADPRTAAELTSPAAGFDTYRWSDAPVVELMAEAVRRTLGDAGVPGDEVDLVLLATDSLPRDRSAHRDVAELLAEAGLTRATASTLGLMDCATAMAAVGTAASLVRDGSARHVLVVSGDLADHATGGERVVAGGAAIASDAAAAALVSATAAGLPVLGMAHHTSAGTGNGGGARRELASRVAAHRELFARLAARHPLRPEDVHAVLPSNFARNVLEIYLSDVGYGGDKLALGNVGRIAHCLGSDPLINLADRLAEAKSAGVSTTGATDGHLVLLGAGISHLAAVLLGARALPEAPEGAF; this is encoded by the coding sequence ATGATCACCGCACGGCTCTGTGCCCCGGCCTACGAACTGGGCGAGTACCGCGACTCCGTTGCCGAGCTGCCGGAACTCCTGGCCGATCCGCGGACCGCCGCCGAACTGACCTCCCCGGCCGCCGGGTTCGACACCTACCGGTGGTCGGACGCGCCCGTCGTGGAGCTGATGGCCGAGGCCGTCCGGCGGACCCTGGGCGATGCCGGGGTCCCGGGCGACGAGGTCGACCTGGTGCTGCTGGCCACCGACTCGCTGCCGCGCGACCGCTCGGCCCACCGCGATGTCGCCGAACTCCTCGCCGAGGCGGGGCTGACCCGGGCCACGGCGAGCACACTCGGGCTGATGGACTGCGCCACCGCCATGGCGGCCGTGGGCACAGCGGCCTCCCTCGTCAGGGACGGCAGCGCACGCCATGTCCTGGTGGTCTCCGGCGATCTGGCCGACCACGCCACCGGCGGCGAGCGCGTCGTGGCGGGCGGCGCGGCCATCGCCAGCGACGCGGCGGCCGCCGCGCTGGTGTCGGCCACCGCGGCCGGCCTGCCGGTGCTGGGCATGGCCCACCACACCTCCGCCGGGACCGGCAACGGGGGCGGCGCGCGGCGTGAGCTGGCCTCACGGGTCGCCGCACACCGCGAGCTGTTCGCCCGCCTCGCGGCACGTCACCCGCTCCGGCCCGAGGACGTACACGCCGTACTGCCCAGCAACTTCGCCCGCAACGTACTGGAGATCTATCTCTCCGACGTCGGCTACGGCGGCGACAAGCTCGCGCTCGGCAACGTGGGGCGGATCGCGCACTGCCTGGGCAGCGATCCGCTGATCAACCTCGCCGACCGGCTCGCCGAGGCGAAGTCCGCCGGTGTGTCCACGACCGGCGCCACCGACGGCCACCTGGTGCTGCTCGGCGCCGGGATCTCCCATCTCGCGGCCGTGCTGCTGGGTGCGAGGGCTCTGCCCGAGGCGCCGGAGGGAGCCTTCTGA
- a CDS encoding condensation domain-containing protein, protein MSADLVARLAALTPEQRALIRQRIPQVPRKQPQLTPGQRRLWEAHRWVGDRPVDVVCQVVRLTGAPVGLDLLAERVLGFVQAHEALRTTFESDGEGTGDGVRPVVRPRLPPRVVRTRCAGADEAHALARELAAEPFDLANGPLLRVALAEGTAAGGGPAEDGADGAWLLVVVHNLVFDAWSFELLLDELARTADTGPVAAPPFSGFAHEQRRLLESAAGRAAAAYWKAEVAGAPPPLPTDRPRGSGTGRSGARVEFTLPRAVADGIAAAAQREAATAYTGWLAVAWAALAEYGGRDDVLLGTFTAGRDRPGTTDVVGYLLNVLPVRLRDAGDGSHAARTRAARTATRAGLAHAAHPGELIAEERRVPGTHPLLDAVFVFDNLGEGGREIQGARAVTEDLDKGTARYDLTLAVYPGPDGARGWLEYDTELYEAPTARRIAERFTALAEKAAEGGHG, encoded by the coding sequence GTGAGTGCCGACCTCGTCGCCCGGCTCGCCGCTCTCACCCCCGAGCAGCGGGCGCTGATACGTCAACGCATTCCCCAAGTACCCCGAAAACAGCCACAACTGACACCTGGTCAGCGGCGGCTGTGGGAGGCACACCGCTGGGTGGGCGACCGCCCGGTGGACGTGGTCTGCCAGGTGGTCCGCCTCACCGGCGCTCCCGTCGGCCTCGACCTGCTGGCCGAGCGGGTGCTCGGCTTCGTCCAGGCCCACGAGGCACTGCGTACCACCTTCGAGAGCGACGGGGAGGGGACCGGCGACGGTGTCCGCCCGGTGGTGCGTCCGAGGCTGCCGCCCCGGGTGGTACGCACCCGCTGCGCGGGGGCCGACGAGGCGCACGCGCTCGCCCGCGAGCTGGCCGCCGAACCGTTCGATCTGGCGAACGGCCCGCTCCTGCGGGTCGCGCTCGCGGAGGGGACGGCCGCCGGGGGAGGGCCGGCGGAAGACGGGGCCGACGGGGCATGGCTGCTGGTCGTGGTGCACAACCTCGTCTTCGACGCCTGGTCGTTCGAGCTGCTGCTGGACGAGCTGGCCAGGACCGCGGACACCGGACCGGTCGCCGCGCCCCCCTTCAGCGGCTTCGCGCACGAACAGCGGCGCCTGCTGGAGAGCGCGGCGGGCCGGGCCGCGGCGGCGTACTGGAAGGCCGAGGTCGCCGGAGCCCCGCCGCCGCTGCCCACCGACCGGCCCCGCGGCTCCGGTACCGGCCGCAGCGGCGCCCGGGTGGAGTTCACCCTGCCCCGCGCGGTCGCCGACGGGATCGCCGCCGCGGCACAGCGCGAGGCCGCCACCGCGTACACCGGATGGCTCGCCGTCGCCTGGGCCGCGCTCGCCGAGTACGGAGGCCGCGACGACGTGCTGCTCGGCACGTTCACGGCGGGCCGGGACCGGCCCGGCACCACCGATGTCGTCGGCTATCTCCTCAACGTGCTGCCGGTACGGCTGCGCGACGCGGGCGACGGCTCGCACGCCGCGCGCACCCGGGCGGCCCGCACGGCCACCAGGGCCGGACTCGCCCACGCCGCCCACCCCGGCGAGCTGATCGCCGAGGAGCGCCGGGTGCCGGGCACCCACCCGCTCCTGGACGCCGTCTTCGTCTTCGACAACCTCGGGGAGGGCGGCCGGGAGATCCAGGGCGCCCGCGCGGTCACCGAGGACCTGGACAAGGGCACCGCGCGCTACGACCTGACGCTGGCCGTCTACCCGGGGCCGGACGGCGCCCGGGGCTGGCTGGAGTACGACACCGAGCTGTACGAAGCGCCCACCGCGCGGCGGATCGCCGAGCGCTTCACGGCGCTCGCCGAGAAGGCCGCGGAAGGGGGACACGGATGA
- a CDS encoding MupA/Atu3671 family FMN-dependent luciferase-like monooxygenase: MDFSLIFFSGDEKNKYRFVLDAARYADENGFTAIWTPERHFHRFGGLYPNPSVLGAGLAMATQRLRIRAGSVILPLHSPIRVAEEWAVVDNLSRGRAGIALATGFSPLDFAIKPDGWQDRRQRTFEAVTTIRELWEGAPVYVQDGLGNHVEVELHPQPVQPELPIWLTCTKSPETFETAGRLGCNVLTALIDMTNEELAEKLALYYKALDEYGHDPESTTVTLMLHTFIGTDLDEVRETVEAPFSDYLRSFFTVIDSQKKNLAPGAGVRDISAADQDELIKFAFDKYFEKGALLGTPDSCVKVVDRFKGMGVDEIACLIDFGVDEDLVVESLSHLNELRRRYA; the protein is encoded by the coding sequence GTGGACTTCAGCCTGATCTTCTTCTCCGGCGACGAGAAGAACAAGTACCGGTTCGTACTCGACGCGGCCCGCTACGCGGACGAGAACGGCTTCACCGCGATCTGGACCCCGGAACGGCACTTCCACCGTTTCGGCGGCCTCTACCCCAACCCCTCGGTGCTCGGCGCCGGTCTGGCGATGGCCACCCAGCGGCTGCGGATCCGGGCGGGCAGCGTCATCCTGCCGCTGCACAGCCCCATCCGGGTGGCCGAGGAATGGGCGGTGGTCGACAACCTCTCCCGCGGCCGCGCCGGCATCGCGCTCGCCACCGGCTTCAGCCCGCTGGACTTCGCCATCAAACCGGACGGCTGGCAGGACCGCAGGCAGCGCACCTTCGAGGCGGTCACCACCATCCGCGAACTGTGGGAGGGCGCTCCGGTCTACGTCCAGGACGGCCTGGGCAACCACGTCGAGGTGGAGCTGCATCCGCAGCCCGTACAGCCCGAACTCCCGATCTGGCTCACCTGCACCAAGAGCCCGGAGACCTTCGAGACGGCCGGGCGGCTCGGCTGCAATGTGCTGACCGCGCTCATCGACATGACCAACGAGGAACTGGCGGAGAAGCTCGCCCTCTACTACAAGGCCCTCGACGAGTACGGGCACGACCCCGAGAGCACCACGGTCACGCTGATGCTGCACACCTTCATCGGCACCGATCTCGACGAGGTACGGGAGACGGTCGAGGCTCCCTTCAGCGACTATCTGCGGTCCTTCTTCACCGTCATCGACTCGCAGAAGAAGAACCTCGCGCCGGGGGCCGGCGTCCGGGACATCTCGGCCGCCGACCAGGACGAGCTGATCAAGTTCGCCTTCGACAAGTATTTCGAGAAGGGGGCGCTGCTCGGCACCCCGGACTCCTGCGTGAAGGTCGTCGACCGGTTCAAGGGCATGGGCGTCGACGAGATCGCCTGCCTGATCGACTTCGGCGTCGACGAGGACCTGGTCGTCGAGAGTCTCAGCCACCTCAACGAACTCCGGAGGCGTTACGCGTGA